A window of Paremcibacter congregatus contains these coding sequences:
- a CDS encoding zinc-dependent alcohol dehydrogenase family protein, with translation MRAMILKSVTSFDNNQTPLDLVDWPDPVPAAGEILIRVAVCGVCHTELDEIEGRSPPPRLPVIPGHQVVGHVEALGPGVTMYKVGDRVGVAWIFSACGVCRFCRRGQENLCPGFQATGRDAHGGYAERMVAPAEYVYAIPKVFTDAEAAPLLCAGAIGYRSLCLAGLEKGDNVGLTGFGASAHLVLQMLHHQFPEMKIFVFARKAEERAFARSLGAYWVGTTIDVAPDPLQAIIDTTPAWTPILGALQNLDSGGRLVINAIRKEERDKSVLLSLNYPAHLWMEKEIRSVANITRQDVSAFLDLAAAIPLHPEIQEYDLEKANEALFDMKTKHIKGAKVLRVS, from the coding sequence ATGCGGGCGATGATCCTGAAATCTGTTACGTCGTTTGATAATAACCAGACGCCGCTTGACCTGGTGGACTGGCCTGACCCTGTGCCTGCTGCGGGAGAAATCCTGATCCGCGTTGCCGTCTGTGGGGTCTGTCATACGGAACTGGACGAGATCGAGGGGCGCAGCCCGCCCCCGCGCCTGCCGGTGATCCCCGGTCATCAGGTGGTCGGGCATGTTGAGGCTCTGGGGCCGGGCGTGACAATGTACAAGGTTGGCGATCGGGTCGGGGTGGCTTGGATTTTCTCCGCCTGCGGCGTGTGCCGGTTCTGCCGGCGGGGGCAGGAAAATCTCTGTCCCGGGTTTCAGGCTACCGGCCGAGATGCGCATGGCGGTTACGCTGAACGTATGGTGGCGCCCGCCGAATATGTATACGCTATCCCAAAAGTTTTCACAGACGCCGAGGCGGCTCCCCTGTTATGTGCCGGGGCCATTGGATATCGGTCTCTGTGTCTGGCGGGGCTTGAAAAGGGGGATAACGTCGGACTCACCGGCTTTGGTGCATCGGCGCATCTTGTGTTGCAGATGCTTCATCATCAATTTCCCGAGATGAAAATATTCGTTTTCGCCCGCAAGGCCGAGGAACGCGCTTTCGCCCGGAGCCTGGGCGCATATTGGGTCGGGACCACCATTGATGTCGCCCCCGACCCCTTACAGGCCATTATTGACACAACGCCGGCCTGGACGCCAATTCTGGGCGCGTTGCAGAATCTGGATTCTGGCGGGCGGCTGGTGATCAACGCCATCCGGAAGGAAGAGCGGGACAAGTCGGTTCTGTTGAGCCTGAATTACCCTGCGCATCTGTGGATGGAAAAGGAAATCAGGAGCGTGGCCAATATCACCCGCCAGGATGTGAGCGCGTTTTTAGATCTTGCTGCGGCCATTCCTTTGCACCCTGAAATTCAGGAATATGATCTGGAAAAGGCCAATGAGGCTCTCTTCGATATGAAAACCAAGCATATCAAAGGGGCAAAGGTATTACGTGTGAGCTAA
- a CDS encoding LL-diaminopimelate aminotransferase yields the protein MEKDFYRIKRLPPYVFAEVNAMKARERAAGADIIDFGMGNPDLSPPQHVMDKLTETLKNPKVHRYSASRGIPGLRKALSAYYDRRFNVDIDPETESIVTLGSKEGLANLAQAITAPGDVILVPNPSYPIHHFGFIIAGATIRHIPVATASEFMSGLENAVKHSIPKPLAIVINFPSNPTAEVVDLEFYKDIVNFARKHEIYILSDLAYAEIYFNDTPPPSILEVPGAKDVAIEFTSLSKTYSMAGWRMGFAVGNKDLIAALTRMKSYVDYGAFTPIQVAATAALNGPQDYIDYARGVYKSRRDVLIKGLAEAGWNVPSPEATMFAWTRVPELWRDLGSMEFTKQLLKHAHVAVSPGEGFGEYGEGYVRIALVENEQRIRQAVRNIKKFMIDSPKIIEDLKNGVDK from the coding sequence ATGGAAAAGGATTTTTACCGCATCAAGAGATTACCCCCTTACGTATTCGCAGAAGTCAATGCGATGAAAGCGCGGGAGCGCGCGGCCGGGGCGGATATCATTGATTTCGGTATGGGAAATCCGGACCTCTCCCCGCCACAGCATGTAATGGACAAACTGACCGAGACCCTGAAAAATCCGAAAGTACATCGCTATTCCGCCTCCCGCGGGATTCCCGGCCTGCGCAAGGCGCTCAGCGCCTATTACGACCGGCGTTTCAATGTCGATATCGATCCGGAAACCGAAAGTATTGTCACCCTAGGGTCCAAGGAAGGCCTGGCCAATCTCGCCCAGGCCATCACCGCGCCCGGCGATGTCATTCTGGTGCCGAACCCCAGCTACCCCATCCATCATTTCGGGTTTATCATCGCTGGCGCCACAATCCGTCATATTCCCGTGGCCACCGCCAGCGAATTTATGAGCGGACTGGAGAATGCCGTCAAACACTCGATCCCGAAACCGTTGGCGATTGTGATTAACTTTCCCTCCAACCCGACCGCGGAGGTCGTGGACCTGGAATTTTACAAAGACATTGTAAATTTTGCCCGCAAACATGAAATATACATTCTGTCGGATCTTGCCTATGCCGAGATATATTTTAACGACACCCCACCACCTTCCATTCTGGAGGTGCCAGGGGCCAAGGACGTGGCGATTGAGTTCACATCACTCAGCAAAACCTATTCCATGGCTGGCTGGCGCATGGGCTTTGCCGTCGGCAACAAGGATCTCATTGCAGCACTGACCCGGATGAAGTCTTATGTGGACTACGGCGCCTTCACCCCGATCCAGGTGGCTGCGACCGCGGCGCTCAATGGCCCTCAGGACTATATTGATTATGCCCGCGGGGTCTATAAATCCCGCCGCGATGTGCTGATCAAGGGACTGGCCGAGGCCGGTTGGAATGTTCCCTCACCAGAGGCCACCATGTTCGCCTGGACACGGGTGCCGGAACTCTGGCGCGACCTGGGCTCAATGGAATTTACCAAACAATTGCTGAAACATGCCCATGTGGCGGTCTCGCCCGGCGAGGGATTCGGCGAATATGGCGAAGGATATGTCCGCATCGCCCTGGTGGAGAATGAACAGCGCATCCGGCAAGCCGTACGCAACATCAAGAAATTTATGATCGATAGTCCGAAGATCATCGAAGACCTCAAGAATGGAGTAGACAAGTGA
- a CDS encoding efflux RND transporter permease subunit codes for MIESIIRWSVGNRFFVLLATLILVGTGLFSLKNTPVDALPDLSDVQVIIKTSYAGQAPQVVEDQVTYPLTTAMLSVPGAVTVRGYSFFGDSYVYVIFDEKTDLYWARSRVLEYLSQVAPSLPVDARPQLGPDATGVGWVYLYALIDKSGKHDISQLRSLQDWFLKYELQTVPGVSEVAALGGMVKQYQVKVHPDKLRAFGIPLSLIQTAIQQGNQEIGASVIEMAEAEYMVRATGYLQNKTDIGNIPLGVNPKGTPLLLKDIADINIGPQMRRGIAELNGKGETVGGIIVMRFGENAQKTIEGVKAKLEKLKQGLPEGVEVVTVYDRSGLIERAVKNLWIKLLEEFGVVALVCMIFLFHIRSSLVAIFSLPVGILTAFIIMHMQGLNANIMSLGGIAIAIGAMIDGAIVMIENMHKHMERTPLTKENRWKVVADSASEVGPALFFSLLIITVSFVPVFTLEAQEGRMFSPLAFTKTYAMAASAALAITLVPVLMGYFIRGHVMPEHKNPINRVLTASYMPILRKVLQFPKATLLGALVIFIIGLWPLDRIGSEFIPPLDEGDLMYMPTTYPGISIGKARELLQQTDKLIRTVPEVKTVLGKVGRAETATDPAPLTMIESFIHLKPRSEWRPGVTTETLKKELDSLVKLPGVTNAWVMPIKTRIDMLATGIKTPVGIKIAGPDLGEIQKIGQQLETILKDVPGTASVYSERVAGGRYIKVDINREKAARYGLNIAGVQQVVASAIGGMNVTQTVEGLERYPVNIRYPQDYRNSPEQLARLPIVTPGGLRISLADVAEIKIEDGPPGIKSENARLNGWTFIDIEDMDLGSYVEDAQVIVQQQLDLPAGYSITWSGQYEYMLRAKEKLTYVVPLTLAIIIILLYVNFRNFVEVAIIMGTLPLAMVGSIWLMYLQGYNFSVAVGVGFIALAGVAVEIGVIMLVYLNQAYRKMRQDCDEQGIPPRAETLAEAVLQGAGMRVRPVMMTAAAIIVGLLPILYGTGTGSEVMSRIAAPMVGGMVSAVLLTLLVVPAVYYLWRKSDLKDKG; via the coding sequence ATGATTGAATCTATTATACGCTGGTCCGTCGGCAACCGTTTTTTTGTGCTGCTCGCGACCCTGATTTTAGTCGGCACGGGACTATTCTCCCTGAAGAATACACCTGTTGATGCTCTCCCCGACCTGTCGGATGTTCAGGTGATTATTAAAACCTCATATGCCGGGCAGGCCCCCCAGGTGGTCGAAGACCAGGTGACCTATCCCCTGACCACCGCCATGTTGTCAGTTCCCGGCGCAGTTACCGTACGTGGATACTCCTTCTTCGGTGATTCCTATGTCTATGTCATTTTCGATGAAAAAACAGATCTCTACTGGGCGCGCAGCCGGGTGCTGGAATATCTCAGCCAGGTCGCCCCGTCCCTGCCGGTAGACGCCCGGCCTCAACTGGGCCCTGATGCCACCGGTGTCGGGTGGGTTTATCTTTACGCCCTGATCGATAAAAGCGGCAAACACGACATCAGCCAGTTGCGCAGTTTACAGGACTGGTTCCTCAAATATGAACTTCAAACTGTGCCTGGCGTATCCGAAGTCGCCGCGCTCGGCGGGATGGTCAAGCAATATCAGGTCAAGGTCCATCCCGACAAACTGCGGGCCTTCGGCATTCCCTTGTCCCTGATCCAGACCGCGATACAGCAAGGAAATCAGGAAATTGGCGCCTCCGTCATTGAAATGGCGGAAGCAGAATATATGGTGCGCGCCACCGGCTATTTGCAAAACAAGACCGATATCGGAAATATTCCTCTGGGGGTTAATCCAAAAGGTACGCCGCTTCTCCTGAAAGATATTGCCGACATTAACATCGGGCCACAAATGCGCCGCGGCATCGCCGAGCTGAACGGCAAAGGGGAAACCGTTGGCGGCATTATTGTGATGCGGTTTGGCGAAAATGCCCAGAAAACCATTGAAGGCGTCAAAGCCAAACTTGAAAAACTGAAGCAAGGCTTGCCGGAAGGTGTCGAAGTCGTCACCGTGTATGACCGCAGCGGTCTTATCGAACGGGCGGTGAAAAACCTGTGGATCAAACTGCTGGAAGAATTCGGCGTGGTCGCGCTGGTCTGCATGATCTTCCTGTTCCATATTCGCTCGTCTCTGGTCGCAATCTTCAGCTTGCCTGTCGGCATTCTGACCGCGTTCATCATCATGCACATGCAAGGCCTGAACGCCAATATCATGTCGCTTGGTGGCATCGCGATCGCCATTGGCGCCATGATCGACGGGGCGATTGTCATGATTGAAAACATGCACAAACATATGGAACGCACGCCTCTGACCAAGGAAAACCGCTGGAAAGTCGTCGCCGATTCTGCCAGCGAAGTCGGCCCGGCGCTATTTTTCAGCCTGTTGATCATTACCGTCAGTTTTGTTCCTGTATTTACCCTGGAGGCCCAGGAAGGGCGTATGTTCTCCCCCCTTGCCTTTACCAAAACCTACGCCATGGCGGCCTCGGCGGCCCTGGCCATTACATTGGTGCCGGTATTGATGGGCTATTTCATCCGCGGACACGTCATGCCAGAGCATAAAAACCCCATCAACCGGGTTCTGACCGCCAGCTATATGCCGATATTGCGTAAAGTACTGCAATTTCCCAAGGCGACGCTTCTCGGCGCTCTTGTGATTTTCATTATCGGTCTCTGGCCGCTGGACAGGATTGGCAGCGAATTTATTCCGCCTCTGGATGAAGGGGATCTGATGTATATGCCAACAACCTACCCCGGCATTTCCATCGGCAAGGCCCGGGAATTGCTACAACAAACCGACAAGCTGATCCGCACCGTTCCGGAAGTCAAAACCGTGCTTGGCAAGGTTGGCCGGGCGGAAACGGCGACCGACCCCGCCCCCCTGACCATGATCGAAAGTTTCATTCACCTGAAACCCCGGTCAGAATGGCGCCCCGGCGTAACGACGGAAACCTTGAAAAAGGAACTGGATAGTCTGGTCAAGCTGCCGGGGGTCACCAATGCCTGGGTCATGCCGATCAAAACGCGGATTGACATGCTGGCCACCGGCATCAAAACACCGGTCGGAATCAAGATTGCCGGCCCCGACCTGGGAGAAATCCAGAAAATCGGTCAACAGCTGGAAACCATCCTGAAAGATGTTCCCGGCACGGCTTCTGTCTATTCCGAGCGGGTCGCCGGCGGGCGTTATATCAAAGTTGATATCAATCGGGAAAAGGCCGCGCGTTATGGCCTGAACATTGCCGGTGTCCAACAGGTCGTCGCCTCCGCTATCGGCGGCATGAACGTCACCCAGACTGTCGAAGGACTGGAACGTTATCCTGTGAATATCCGCTATCCGCAGGATTACCGCAATTCGCCGGAACAACTGGCGCGGCTGCCCATTGTCACGCCCGGGGGTTTGCGGATTTCACTTGCCGATGTCGCCGAGATCAAGATTGAAGATGGTCCCCCAGGCATCAAGAGCGAGAATGCCCGTCTCAATGGCTGGACGTTCATTGATATTGAAGACATGGACCTTGGCAGTTACGTAGAAGACGCCCAGGTAATTGTCCAGCAACAACTCGACCTGCCGGCTGGCTATTCAATCACCTGGTCAGGACAGTATGAATATATGCTCCGCGCCAAGGAAAAACTCACCTATGTCGTTCCCTTGACCCTGGCGATCATCATAATCCTGCTCTATGTCAACTTCCGCAATTTTGTAGAGGTTGCGATTATCATGGGCACCCTGCCCCTGGCAATGGTCGGCAGCATCTGGTTAATGTATCTGCAGGGATATAATTTCTCTGTCGCGGTCGGGGTTGGTTTTATCGCCCTCGCCGGGGTGGCGGTGGAAATCGGCGTCATAATGCTGGTATATCTCAACCAGGCCTATCGGAAGATGCGGCAGGACTGTGACGAACAGGGTATCCCGCCCCGGGCGGAAACACTTGCCGAGGCCGTCCTTCAGGGAGCCGGCATGCGGGTCAGGCCGGTGATGATGACAGCGGCCGCGATTATTGTCGGCTTGCTGCCCATTCTTTATGGTACGGGCACCGGGTCAGAAGTGATGAGTCGTATCGCCGCGCCTATGGTCGGCGGCATGGTCAGCGCCGTTTTGCTGACCTTGCTGGTGGTGCCCGCCGTTTACTACCTCTGGCGGAAATCCGACCTGAAAGATAAGGGCTAG
- a CDS encoding PHA/PHB synthase family protein has translation MSEDKSDLDQFSENLREMTAEFHKMAHDFFEAQNDQKSDLESDPMHIGETLIELSKYYTAHPEKLIEKQMTLWQDYMTLWQNASRKMLGDTDVEPAITPAADDRRFTDQEWQENQTFDFIKQSYLLTARWLNDAVDEIHPVSGHEKDKLKFFTRQFIEAMSPTNFALTNPEVLRETVESKGQNLIKGFENVLRDYDAETGKFTVSMTDNMKFEPGRNVAATPGKVLYRNELIELIQYTPTTEKQYKKPLLIVPPWINKFYILDLRPQNSLVKWLTDKGYSVFIISWRNPDASMADLDMSDYMRLGTLSAIDQVKQATGEKQINTVGYCIGGTMLSCTLAHLAAKDDLGQIGCSTFLVTQTDFSEAGELTIFVDEKQLADMEQMMARDGFLDGRTMSNTFNMLRANDLIWSFVINNYMKGKDPFPFDLLYWNGDNTRLTRACHSQYLQEMYLNNNLVKPNTVVMNGTPLDLTKVDIPTYIQAAETDHICPWKSVYKNTWSFSGPKKFMLAGSGHIAGVVNPPSAKKYNHWQNEDVPHDPEDWLAGATSHVGSWWEDWHKWLRSKSGAKVAARIPGDGPLDVIEDAPGSYVKVRY, from the coding sequence ATGAGTGAAGATAAATCGGATCTGGATCAGTTTTCGGAAAATTTACGGGAAATGACCGCCGAATTTCACAAAATGGCCCACGATTTTTTCGAAGCTCAAAACGACCAGAAATCTGACCTGGAGTCAGATCCGATGCATATTGGCGAAACCCTGATTGAGCTTTCAAAATATTATACGGCGCACCCGGAAAAGCTGATCGAAAAGCAGATGACTTTGTGGCAGGACTATATGACCTTGTGGCAGAACGCATCCCGAAAAATGCTGGGCGATACCGATGTGGAACCGGCCATCACACCCGCCGCCGATGACCGGCGCTTTACGGATCAGGAATGGCAGGAAAACCAGACTTTCGATTTCATCAAACAATCTTACCTGCTGACGGCGCGTTGGCTCAATGATGCGGTCGATGAAATCCACCCGGTTAGCGGTCATGAAAAAGACAAGTTGAAATTCTTCACCCGTCAGTTTATCGAGGCGATGTCGCCGACCAATTTTGCTCTGACCAATCCGGAAGTCTTGCGGGAAACGGTGGAGAGCAAAGGGCAGAACCTGATCAAGGGGTTTGAGAATGTTCTGCGGGATTATGATGCGGAGACAGGAAAATTCACTGTCAGCATGACGGATAATATGAAATTCGAACCCGGCCGCAATGTCGCCGCCACGCCGGGTAAGGTGTTATACCGCAATGAATTGATCGAATTGATCCAATATACCCCGACGACCGAGAAACAGTATAAAAAGCCGCTGCTGATCGTGCCGCCGTGGATTAATAAGTTTTATATTCTTGACCTGCGGCCCCAGAACTCACTGGTCAAATGGCTGACCGACAAGGGCTATAGTGTTTTTATCATTTCCTGGCGTAATCCGGATGCTTCGATGGCGGATCTGGATATGAGTGATTATATGCGTCTTGGCACACTGAGCGCCATTGATCAGGTGAAGCAGGCCACGGGCGAGAAGCAGATCAATACTGTGGGCTATTGCATTGGCGGGACGATGTTAAGCTGCACTTTGGCGCATCTGGCGGCGAAAGATGACCTCGGTCAGATTGGCTGCTCGACCTTTCTTGTGACCCAGACCGATTTTAGTGAGGCCGGGGAACTGACCATCTTTGTCGATGAAAAACAGCTTGCCGATATGGAACAGATGATGGCCCGGGACGGATTCCTGGACGGCCGGACCATGTCGAATACGTTTAATATGCTGCGGGCCAATGATCTGATCTGGTCTTTTGTGATAAATAATTACATGAAGGGCAAGGACCCGTTCCCCTTTGACCTGCTTTATTGGAATGGAGACAATACCCGTCTGACACGGGCCTGCCACAGCCAGTATCTGCAGGAAATGTATCTCAACAACAATCTGGTCAAACCCAATACGGTGGTCATGAACGGCACGCCTCTGGACCTGACCAAGGTGGATATTCCGACCTATATCCAGGCGGCGGAAACCGATCATATTTGTCCGTGGAAGTCGGTCTATAAAAATACCTGGAGCTTTTCCGGACCTAAAAAATTTATGCTGGCCGGGTCGGGGCATATTGCCGGCGTGGTCAATCCGCCAAGCGCCAAGAAGTATAATCACTGGCAGAATGAGGACGTCCCCCATGACCCGGAAGACTGGCTGGCGGGCGCCACAAGCCATGTGGGCTCCTGGTGGGAAGACTGGCACAAATGGCTGCGGTCTAAGTCCGGCGCCAAGGTGGCTGCGCGTATTCCCGGGGACGGTCCTCTTGATGTGATAGAGGATGCCCCCGGAAGTTATGTCAAGGTGCGGTACTAG
- a CDS encoding TolC family protein, which yields MILSDRPTFRKAVLSLYPHGVTKKSGHHLTCTLILTLLTLSAGTAPTIGEQRPPSGRVSIETAIESAHQNDPWLTGNRHTQEAIESMSIAAGALPDPKLSFDVANLPTNSFNFGQEAMTQVKLGLTQAFPPGDSRALRKRQLELQSSQHPFLREDRKAKVAVTVGQLWLNAYQAQESIAIIEKNRALFEQLITVTETSYAAALGKSRQQDVIRAQLELTRLEDRLTVLHQRQELFQHQLSEWLTGNENNYPDVTRQAPLMLTTQIPDLMLLHPEFYQDDRYINTQTLHQLLARHPTLQAIDQKLKESQTGVELARQKYKPEWALRAGYGYRANDAMGIKRSDLFSLGVTMSIPLFTANRQDKQVQSEISKTSAVKTEKWQMLRKLTASFATAKTQLMRLNQRQKLYNAQLLPQIHEQAEAALTAYTNDDGDFAEAVRARIAEMDAEIDAMSIDVERQKTILQLNYFFMSQARDIVTGTSRSGEFQ from the coding sequence ATGATTTTATCCGACCGCCCCACTTTCAGGAAAGCCGTGCTTTCCCTGTATCCACATGGGGTCACAAAGAAATCAGGACATCACCTGACATGCACTCTTATCCTGACCCTGCTGACCCTGTCCGCAGGAACCGCCCCCACCATCGGCGAACAGCGCCCGCCTTCCGGACGCGTCAGTATTGAAACCGCCATTGAGTCCGCCCATCAGAATGATCCCTGGCTAACAGGCAACCGCCACACCCAGGAGGCCATTGAGTCCATGAGTATCGCCGCGGGCGCGCTTCCCGACCCCAAATTATCCTTTGATGTCGCCAACCTTCCGACCAACAGCTTTAATTTTGGTCAGGAAGCCATGACACAGGTCAAGCTCGGCCTGACACAGGCCTTCCCCCCTGGTGACAGCCGGGCCCTGCGCAAACGCCAGCTGGAACTGCAGAGCAGCCAGCACCCCTTTCTGCGGGAAGACCGCAAGGCCAAGGTTGCCGTGACGGTTGGGCAATTATGGCTAAATGCCTATCAGGCACAGGAAAGCATTGCCATCATTGAGAAGAACCGCGCCCTGTTTGAACAATTAATCACCGTAACCGAAACCAGTTATGCCGCGGCATTGGGAAAAAGCCGGCAACAGGACGTCATCCGGGCCCAGCTGGAACTGACCCGACTGGAAGACCGGCTGACTGTCCTGCATCAGCGTCAGGAACTGTTCCAACACCAGCTTTCGGAATGGTTGACCGGAAATGAGAATAATTATCCGGACGTGACCCGGCAAGCCCCTCTGATGCTGACGACTCAAATCCCCGACCTGATGCTGTTGCACCCTGAATTTTATCAGGATGACAGATATATAAATACCCAGACCCTGCATCAGCTGCTTGCACGTCACCCGACCTTGCAGGCGATTGACCAAAAACTTAAGGAAAGCCAGACGGGTGTTGAACTCGCGCGACAAAAATACAAGCCTGAATGGGCGCTGCGCGCCGGATACGGATATCGCGCCAATGATGCCATGGGGATCAAGAGATCCGATCTTTTTTCTCTTGGGGTGACCATGAGTATTCCTCTGTTCACCGCCAACCGTCAGGACAAACAGGTCCAGTCCGAAATTTCGAAAACATCCGCTGTTAAAACAGAAAAATGGCAAATGCTGCGCAAACTGACCGCCTCTTTCGCAACAGCAAAAACCCAGCTTATGAGGTTAAATCAACGCCAGAAGCTCTACAACGCTCAACTGTTGCCGCAAATTCATGAACAGGCGGAGGCCGCCCTGACAGCCTATACCAATGACGACGGCGATTTTGCCGAAGCCGTCCGCGCCCGGATTGCAGAAATGGATGCAGAAATTGACGCCATGAGCATCGATGTCGAACGCCAGAAAACCATTTTGCAGCTGAATTATTTTTTTATGAGCCAAGCCCGTGACATCGTCACCGGCACCTCCCGCTCAGGAGAATTCCAATGA